ATGTTGTCCGCGGTCAAGCATAAACAACCACTCGCCGCTTTCATATTCTAAGTTAACGAAACGCATTCTTTTTAGTTCGTATAACACTTTGGATCTTGCGAATGGGGTCAACATGTTCAGCAAGGGTATAAGACGCTGTGGAGCATCATAATTGTATGCATGCTCTCTAACTTGACCGTTTTGTCGCATCATCTGCAATACCTGCTTCCGAGTccaacctgaaatatatttatatacacttaccaGTGGAGAGTTCAGCTTTCATATTTTTGACATCAGCAGCGGTCACCTACTTACCTGTTCTTCCCTTAATACTTTCGATAACTTCGTCCGTCGACTGACAGTGCAATATAACTggtttcaagttttctttttcttctgatgaCAATCGTCTACtcaacggatcacaaaccatccaCGAACTTGTACACGGATGGTTGTGAGTcatgttgtaagattttatAACGTATTGTTGACCCTCCAATCTTACGCGAAACATCGATTGgcaatttaaaaatttagacCTTAAAGGTAACACATTAGTTAGAGTCCTCACGGTTTTTTAATCACATTCAGACCTTCTGATTTACGTTTACGACCAAACGTGCAACGAAACACTACgaacaagtatttatatctcACATCCTTCAACAATCTACTTTCTGCGTGAACATAGTGTGTATGGGTCATCTGAGAAAACATAGATTTATCCCATCATACTTTATGGAAATCCTTTAGCGCATTATCtaattcaatccagcttccgaatctcttattcagcataatacgttggaacgcgtcgcttacgttcactgaaatttcacttgagcatgaagcactagatACAACATACAATAGctattaaaaaaaggttattccttgaaaaaaactaactgaaggaagaacaacaaatatttaggacttacccttcagttgacatttcgtcttaactcacaaaaactatgcgcatctataaccttttacgttattttatctttcttacgttgttttccggaccttatcaacaaattatatatagctgttgactttcactacagcacttaggaccacagatcaagtttcgaaggaacaacagagctagagtgtgcactacaaaacagaaaatactcagttaatgctcttagcagttatttagtgtttattatgcatcaaaagatgacttatatatggaaacatttaatactcataggacccaacacacacacggcaattgaaatacggaatgcccgcttccagtcagcgcgttcaaggtcgttgaaacgaaacggcggacagATTTGAAAGGGATTGCCGTTTATACCTTGCCGTTGTGTGTGGACCTCATATGCTTTCTGAGTAATCGGCCTGTATTTTCTCCTTTCCAGTTTTTCTTACCCACTCTGTTTTGCCCCAATCTCCTAAATTTAGGGGAAATTTTCGGGGAATCCCTAGGGTCGAATGTCCTTCACCAAGGTCAAAGAAAAATATTGGGGAGTTTCTCCCAGATCTGTGGCAATTTCAGGGTTCTGGTGCCATTTTCTATAGTTgcttccccaaaattgggagctcgATGCACACTCTCCCAGTACTAAAAGTATTTTCAGATCGGCTTCAGACCACAACACTGATCGCAGTCGTGGTTAACCAGTCACCTATTTATATTTAGTGTAATCATGAGTTCAGGCTTCGAAATGTTACTGATTTACATGAATGGAATTCAATATGGCTATTAAGAACGACTAAGTATATGGGACATGCTTGAAAGCAACACTGGTAAGATTTGTATAGGGAGGTAGTGGGATTCAAGGTCAATATAAGTACAAAGTTGTTACGTTTGCGATTTTGTACAACTATAAGTCTCCATCCAAAGTCTCTAAATATTTATTGTGATTATCTCGTGTACCCAAACCAGCTAGTTCATAATTTCTACCATGGCGCCGACCAACAGTCAATTACTTCGTCTGATGCCACGATATGATTTAGCTATCCCCAGCTATCTAACAATCTAGTTCTGTAGTAGCAACCATCGGTCGTCAAAGCAAGCGGTGGTTGGTTATGCGTAACAGGTTGTAACAGCCTCAGTCGATGAGGGTTTGCAACTTCATCTGTCGATTATCTACCATTGCTTAGTATTCTATCCTTAGCTTCGACACTGCTCTTTAGGTCTGCACAAAACTATCAATTCTCGAAAGATACCTCATTTATCTGATTATACTAACGATATCAGATGGCCCGTCAACTGACCTTATTACACAACAGTCCTCTTGCTTCCAAACTTCGTCCACGAGAAGTAGCTATTCAAAATAGAGGCATATTGCACAGGACATTTTCAACCGTAGGAACCTGGGTAAGGGAGTACTTCTTCATCGACTGAAGTAGTCGAGATGTATATTCAGTCAACCTGTGCCTCTATGCACTACGCAGACTAGAATGGGTTGGATGAAAGTCTGAGGTgaccttatttattttactgGTATGTAAAGTCATTGATACCTAGTTTGATTCATGTACCCTGCAGAAGTTTGTGGAATTATGATCACGTTCATATTTTTATCAATTACTGATTTGTTAGCATCATAATTATATTTACACTATCTGTAGGAATATTGTATCGCTGACTAAAAACACTCAAAAGCTTGTCTTTCATATTTTAAACATCTTACAATACTTACATTCACCGGCCGTATTGTGTGTGAAAAATCATCCCAAACCATATACATGACTGACAGTTTAAATTGTAAGCAAATGGGTGAAGTTTTGGGAGATAACGGAGATGACGTAGTCACTCCATGGGAAGTGTCAACAAGTTCAAGCAGCGGCGTGGATTATGATAAGCTAATCGTTCGCTTTGGTTGTTCAAGAATCGACGATGGTTTGCTTCAAAGGCTAGCAAACGTTTGTCTCAAGCCTCTACATCACCTACTGAAGCGTCAGATATTTTTTTCTCATAGGTAGGCTggataattttgaaaaaaactatGATTAAGGGATTTGGAGCAGATTATCTTACGCATCGAACAAAAAAAGCCATTCTTTTTGTATACCGGAAGAGGTCCATCATCAGAGGCCTTACATCTTGGACACGTTGTTCCattcataataaataagttGTTGTAAATTTTACAGTCGCATTTTTCTAGATGGTTTCAGGACGTTTTTGACGTCCCTCTTGTAATCCAGTTAACTGATGATGAGAAGTTTCTGTGGAAGAACTTGTCTATCTCAGAAGTTAATCATTTAACTCGTGAAAACGCAAAGGATATTATCGCCATGGGTTTTGATCCCAAAAAGACATTTATTTTCAGCAATTTTGAGTACATGGGGTAAGCTTTTATTTGTTTCAACTTCATGCAAGCAACTAAAGCTTCCGgctgtttaattatttaaaattcacTATACATAaacttttatgaataaaattcgGAGAGACCAGTTTTAATAAAATTGTAAAAACCATTTTATACATGCATAATATAGCTATCGAAAATGTTTACTGTCAAATAAATTAGGTGTTACTAGAAATATAGGTTTAGATATTTTCTCATCTTGTCTCACTAATGTGGGAATTGTTTTTCAGCTTAGATTATCTGATGCCATACCACTGATTGCAACACAGCATCACAATACATTCCTGAAGACAATTTAGCAGTGACACACCATTTTTGTTAGCTGCTATTGTGGGTCCAGTCTGTACCATCTAATTGTTTCATCGGTCACATTAACTCACATGgcttttctttttaattattaaatccAATTTCTGAAGCCGGTAGTTAGCCTTTTTAAACTTATTAATATATGTTTGCTATGACCAGAAACATTCAAAGTTTCTACGTGCATAAAGTTAGTGAACACCTGGGTTTTCCAAAGGTCCTGCCGATCCCAAAAGTGCTTGTCTCAAGTACCATTGTATTGTTTCGTTTGGAACAGTTAGGTCCTAAAAACAATTCATACCAACGGACACAGTTTTCCAAGCAATCTTCACTTGGACAGATTTTATCATTGAGAATCAGTTATCGATCAGGCTTTTATTCACTATTGTAACGACTAATACTTGTTCAAAACAGATCCAGCTATTGCGTTTGTTGATATGTGACAACTGTTTGCAAATTACAGATAAATGTTCAGTGATTCTGAAATCTTGTCCTAATGTCCAATAAATACTTTGTAGTATAAACTTAATTGTTTGCTTCAAACAGATTCTTAACTAACAAAATAATTTCGATAGTACTCACGTGTTTATTTTTTACTTAAATATTTGATATGTGCATTTAAGTTTCCAGCTAATAATATAATATCTGTTATACAAGTGATCACAATtaaattttgtatgtatcatGAAGATAGCGTACACCAATGTCACGAGATTATAAAATCCTAGATAAGAAAATCCGTTGTCATATTTGATATAAGACTCAAACAGAAGCTTCAACATGTGGTTTTAAAATCCGGTTGCAACCAACCAAGAATTGTTAATATTAGTGGTACATCGGGATAAAAGTAAAGTCATAGGGGAAAGGTTGCTATATAACTGCAGATCTCGGTTGTCTGAAATAAATATCTTACTACCATTACAGTCGGGAGTGTGACATTGTCCTCGGAATAGGAGTCTGCTTCTTTTTGACATTAATCCTAGCATTTTAGTCAAACAACAATTTTGATGTAGAACCATGATAAATAACTAATTAGTAGAAAATGTTTCACTCTGTTAATTTTTTCTAAATGTATAAATGGCGATATTTCCTGAAGCGTGCGAACCTTTTGTCAAAAAGCAGTTTTATAACAATCCAAAATTGAACCGGGAATCGAATAACCAGGTCCAAGGTTTGTATTTTAAAAGTAATTCGGGGCGTTTTTTAATGATTACTAGGCGATTTACACCTTTATTTATCTATATATATTATTCACTAAGTTTGAAATTCTGTCTTCATCTGTAGAACATGCCCAGATTTCTATCGTACCATCTGTCAAATACAACGCTTGGTTACATATAATCAGGCTCGTGCGATTTTCGGTTTCAATGACAGTGATTGTATCGGAAAAATATCTTTCCCGGCTATCCAAGCAGCTCCTTCGTTTGCTCAATCGTTTCCAACTGTTTTTGAAAATCTTAAAAAACCAGAGGATGTCGGTTGTTTAATTCCGTGTGCTATTGATCAAGATCCATACTTTAGAATGACTCGAGACGTTGCTCCGCGCCTTGGACTACCTAAACCTTCTCTTATATACTCAGTATTCTTCCCCGCTTTACAAGGGAATCAAACAAAAATGAGTGCAAGCAATCCAAACACATCAATTTTTCTGACAGACACACCGAAGCAAGTTAAAAATAAAGTAAGTATTGAAATCTACTTTAATCGTTGTACCCTAGAGCGATAATCTGTTTTAAGCACATTTATATCTAATTATTCTTATCTCAGTAGATGCCCACAGTATATGTTGTTTATATCACTGTGAATAATTATGTGCATAGTTTTTAAGTATCACCAACATGTCCATCTTGTTTTAGATCAATAAATACGCTTACTCTGGTGGCGGCGACACAATTACTGAACATAGAGAACGTGGAGGAAACTGTGATATTGATGTATCATACCAGTATTTGAGATTTTTCTTGGAAGACGATCAAAAACTAGAACAAATACGTCAGGTTTGTGCCAGCAAATTAATTCTTTTGAATGTACTGGTTGCATGACATTAGACTTAGTGAAATAAAGTTAAAACTGTCGTAAAATACCCATTTGTAAAtgtgttcatttcttttttgCATTCTATACTTGGTAAAGTAagtataaaatttttattagtAGTTAGTATGAGCCAAATAAGTATGCGACAAGGTCATTCCATTTAGTTTCTTACTGCTTCAACGTTATAGGACCCCAATCCACATACTAAAATGTAACCAGTTATTATGTAATCACTCACATACAGGATCTGATTTATAGCTAAGTATGCGAACTTGTGCACATTTTTGGATTAATCCTATTTAGACATAATTATGTTATCTCTAGCTCTAACTATGGATATGTACTTTTTGAGGGAATAATAATCGTTCTGATATATTAACATGTGTAATTTCTGCAGTCACCGACATTGCAATGTACCTTTTCATCTTCCCACGCGACGTAAACACGACTGCTTTTTGGCGAAGAGGTGAATTCTGTCACCATACATTTGATTATGATCCTGTAACTAACATTATCATGTCATTCTTAGGGGTGCTGATATTTTTTAGTATATGTGGAGCATACCTATTTTTCAAGTACTAATTATTAGCAGAACTAGTCAGAATATTATCCAGTCATAGTGCAATGATGTGGGAAATCTATAGCTCAAATGGATGGTTTACGTATTTGTTTGAGctgaaatattaattttaaaaattatcacaGTCATTCATCGGTTTTGAGAATGTtatgttttctgagctggatggtttaatcaTGAGGCATACATTGTCTTTTTCGACATCCTCAAAATTTTAATCCTGGGCTACAAATATTCCCCACTATCTCATTCATCAATATTAGCATCAGGTAAAAGTCAGCTTTCTGTATATCTGTTCGCTTTAATGATGTTGTTGGTGGTTTGTTAGTTATCCGACATGTTTCTTTAGGTCATATTTATCAGTTTCATTTCTACAGCAAGGTTTGTGTTTTTCTTTAATCATAAAATTCGTGTTTATATTTTTAGGATTATTCTAGTGGCAAACTGTTGACAGGTGAAATCAAAAAGGAGCTTATCACACTGTTGACTGAGTTTGTTACAGAGCACCAGAGAAGACGAGCTGCGATTACTGATGAAGTTCTCAAGAGATTTATGACTCCTCACCCACTGCATCTTCCATTTATTTAGATGTATTGATTGTGAATAACTACATATCGACCTAGGCAATGTTTGTGAATAAATTTatggaaaatatttttttatgttttatgCACGTTTTAATGATACTTAACTTTCTGAAATTTTACCGGGTTATCTGTAGTGAATACAAAATTGTGTATGCATGTAAATTTTTAGTCTTTTAACCTATCAGTGGTACGTTACGTCTTGTTATCTTAATTATTAGAAGTAATCTGTGCAACATCTGTCATTGCTATTGCATCTTTGGACTGATTAATTTGTATGTGAATAACATTATTTGTGTGCGTCTATAATGGATTACCATTCCATTGGCTTACAAAATTTCTCAGTGATAGAAGTAACTAGTCCTgaaataagtaaaatataaGACACATTTTCTACATGACGTATATAAACTTAGTGAACACATTAAGCGATAGCGTAAAACAGATTTTATTAAGTCTATCCAGTTCTAATAATGAATTAAGCAGAGTATTAATGAGTTTGAGCTGTTATTATATACTTTTAGTAACTTTACTGATGTACAGATCTATTGGGCTAACAAGAACATGATATAGATACAGAAAGTTACTGGGATTTTTTCATATACGTCCAATCATCTCATCATTCGTGCATGTTAAATTAAAGCTCCTATTTTGGATACCATCTTCGGTATTTTTACATCTATGTATAATACAAATgctatttatttgaataatattcacaataatCCCGTCAACTTTTCATTTTATAGTGAATTCAGTATTAGGAAAACTCAAATCTCATCAATAATTAAACCGTGAAGCAAGGAAACGGGATACTATTCAATATTATGGTTCACTTTCTTTTAGTATATAATATTTCACTCAAGACATTATACTTTAAAAGATAACATAGTAGAAAGATCGATTTTCTATTACTAAAATGACGAATCGGTAGCTGTAGTCTGGATGAAATTTGGTTTTGACTCGAAACTTAATTAAAATTGAAGATTTGAGGTCAGCTATTACTACCGAAATTTAGTCCATATTTTACCTATTTCAGTGTTCCTTAGATGATTTCCCAAACAGTCAGAAGAATATAGACGTTTTACTTGTTTAATGTTTGCTCACCAAGTCCCTATTAAAATACAATACCTTTAATCTCAGTCCCCACTTGTAAATTGAACTGCAATTGTCATCCTATAAAATACTTGGTGAAATACAATATATTATAATGTCTAATCCTGAGAGATATTGTACAATCTTTAAAATGGGATTGCTCTTATAGTGATAAACCCAATTCCAGCGGAAGGAcagtttttttatattattaatgCTAAAAAAGCATTAATGTCATCCTCTTAATCCAAGTGACATAGACGTTAATATTGTTCAAATGTGTGGATGATGTTAATGATTACAGTAACTTCGTTTTATGCAATTAGTTccttttatgaatttaaataaagccagaacgaacacatgcagaataatatgaattcattatatttcgtggttcctcatcagctacttacaaccaaatatgtattagacTTTTACATTGAGGTAAGATATAGTGTGGAACGATTGACATAAGTGGatgtaaagaattggaatgacaaaggttatcaataatacctatatatatatatatatatatatatatatatatatatatatatatatatatatatatatatatatgtttatatatatatatatatatatatatatatataatgtgataattttagaggtaatgGAGGGTTTACATAAGATTCATGAATTTAAAATCTGGTaagatgggttacgtaataaATGAATAGGatttgaagagttcacataatCTAAGAGAATCAAGTGAGTGGAAATGTATGAATGAAGGCGTGGTTTAAGAATTTGATAATGGAAGATAAATATagcaaaataaaactaatgaccaAAAAACTGAATTACCATGGTAGTAATaggtttattactgtctctttttaaATACTTAGATCAGGTTTGAGTTTTTTATCGCGATTGCTTCAACAAAACGGAGAGAAACAGTATTTCTTTGtctgctaataattttaaaagcatgAGTTTCAacggtatgcccggtgtcaagtaaatactgagctattgcactgttaagAGCAGTGATTTCGTCTCCTTTGAAGCGTAAGTTTAAGAAGCAGGTTTTCTTTTCCACTCTATCGTACTTTACCTGAGGGTTAGTTTCGGCATATTTCTTGATGGACTTCGCCGGGTATGCATTT
The genomic region above belongs to Schistosoma haematobium chromosome 2, whole genome shotgun sequence and contains:
- the WARS1_1 gene encoding Tryptophan--tRNA ligase, cytoplasmic, variant 2 (EggNog:ENOG410V6PH~COG:J~BUSCO:EOG091G09U9), coding for MTDSLNCKQMGEVLGDNGDDVVTPWEVSTSSSSGVDYDKLIVRFGCSRIDDGLLQRLANVCLKPLHHLLKRQIFFSHRDLEQIILRIEQKKPFFLYTGRGPSSEALHLGHVVPFIINKWFQDVFDVPLVIQLTDDEKFLWKNLSISEVNHLTRENAKDIIAMGFDPKKTFIFSNFEYMGTCPDFYRTICQIQRLVTYNQARAIFGFNDSDCIGKISFPAIQAAPSFAQSFPTVFENLKKPEDVGCLIPCAIDQDPYFRMTRDVAPRLGLPKPSLIYSVFFPALQGNQTKMSASNPNTSIFLTDTPKQVKNKINKYAYSGGGDTITEHRERGGNCDIDVSYQYLRFFLEDDQKLEQIRQDYSSGKLLTGEIKKELITLLTEFVTEHQRRRAAITDEVLKRFMTPHPLHLPFI
- the WARS1_1 gene encoding Tryptophan--tRNA ligase, cytoplasmic (EggNog:ENOG410V6PH~COG:J), yielding MGFDPKKTFIFSNFEYMGTCPDFYRTICQIQRLVTYNQARAIFGFNDSDCIGKISFPAIQAAPSFAQSFPTVFENLKKPEDVGCLIPCAIDQDPYFRMTRDVAPRLGLPKPSLIYSVFFPALQGNQTKMSASNPNTSIFLTDTPKQVKNKINKYAYSGGGDTITEHRERGGNCDIDVSYQYLRFFLEDDQKLEQIRQVCASKLILLNVLVA